A genomic segment from Branchiostoma floridae strain S238N-H82 chromosome 7, Bfl_VNyyK, whole genome shotgun sequence encodes:
- the LOC118420074 gene encoding cytochrome P450 4F2-like, protein MKWDTEGREKMGRGSRYLDFLDILLTARDPDREGLTDDEIRAEVDTFLFEGHDTTASGISWSLYCLAKHPGHQDRVREEVDIVLTGKDDEELTWQDVSKLKYLAMCVKEAMRLYPPVPIVSRRTTRDFDLMGHRLPAGATLNINTWCLHHNRAVWGEDFMEYKPDMFSSENMKKMDAYAFIPFSAGPRNCIGQNFALNEEKVVIARILHRYKVELVPDHHVAPVLELVTRAVNGIKVKFIPRG, encoded by the exons ATGAAGTGG GACACAGAGGGCAGGGAGAAGATGGGCCGGGGGTCTCGCTATCTGGATTTCTTGGACATCCTGCTGACCGCTCGTGACCCGGATAGAGAGGGACTGACAGATGACGAGATCAGGGCTGAGGTGGACACTTTCCTATTCGAAG GCCATGACACGACAGCTAGTGGCATCTCTTGGAGTCTGTACTGTCTCGCTAAACATCCGGGACATCAGGATCGAGTCAGGGAAGAGGTGGACATTGTTTTGACTGGAAAGGATGATGAAGAACTGACATG GCAAGACGTCTCCAAACTGAAGTACTTGGCGATGTGTGTGAAGGAAGCTATGCGGCTCTATCCTCCCGTTCCCATAGTGTCACGTAGAACCACGCGAGATTTCGACCTCATGGGACATCGTCTACCGGCGGGAGCGACCCTCAATATCAACACGTGGTGTCTTCACCACAACCGGGCTGTGTGGGGGGAGGATTTCATG GAGTACAAACCCGACATGTTTTCATCCGAGAACATGAAGAAGATGGACGCCTATGCTTTCATTCCATTCTCTGCCGGACCTAG GAACTGTATTGGCCAGAACTTTGCCCTGAATGAAGAGAAGGTGGTGATAGCCAGGATACTACACAG GTATAAGGTCGAGCTCGTTCCCGATCATCACGTGGCCCCAGTCCTAGAGCTCGTCACCAGGGCAGTCAATGGCATCAAGGTCAAATTCATCCCGAGGGGCTAG
- the LOC118420075 gene encoding uncharacterized protein LOC118420075: protein MYKNVNVNTILDYSEDGEDIPECSSDNAQTVSTDCRPIYGDGASKGGCTASQTIYSSERTVSAASQSIYGNETEEAMSAASQSIYGNETEEAMSAASHSIYGNENEEAMSAASQLIYGNVNEEAMSAASQSIYRNVNEEAMSAASQSIYGNENEEAMSAASKSTYGNETEEAMSAASQSIYGNENEEAMSAASQSIYNNENDKVVTSAKLYSAKTNL, encoded by the coding sequence ATGTATAAGAACGTCAATGTTAACACAATACTAGATTATTCTGAAGATGGAGAAGACATTCCTGAGTGTAGTAGTGACAATGCACAAACTGTATCTACTGATTGTCGGCCAATCTATGGCGATGGGGCTTCAAAGGGAGGGTGCACTGCTTCTCAGACAATCTATAGTAGTGAGAGGACAGTATCTGCTGCTTCTCAGTCCATCTATGGGAACGAGACTGAGGAGGCAATGTCTGCTGCTTCTCAGTCCATCTATGGGAACGAGACTGAGGAGGCAATGTCTGCTGCTTCTCATTCCATATATGGGAACGAGAATGAGGAGGCAATGTCTGCTGCTTCCCAGCTCATATATGGGAACGTGAATGAGGAGGCAATGTCTGCTGCTTCTCAGTCCATATATAGGAACGTGAATGAGGAGGCAATGTCTGCTGCTTCTCAGTCCATATATGGGAACGAGAACGAGGAGGCAATGTCTGCTGCTTCAAAGTCCACCTATGGGAACGAGACTGAGGAGGCAATGTCTGCTGCTTCTCAGTCCATCTATGGGAACGAGAATGAGGAGGCAATGTCTGCTGCTTCTCAGTCCATCTATAATAATGAGAATGACAAAGTAGTTACAAGTGCCAAACTCTATAGCGCCAAAACAAATCTGTGA